A genomic window from Lotus japonicus ecotype B-129 chromosome 1, LjGifu_v1.2 includes:
- the LOC130730544 gene encoding autophagy-related protein 9-like codes for MFSRPRGVNAFSIFKWKEQGASSLTTDLLNDIPPEIELSNYGKIPSPGSESPSGLLNGESLNVEPITDLDLFFERLYSYYCEKGLWCILTKWIVELLSLGFTICFSGFFLLYVDWNGLRNAKCGMDAVESGIKPCDLAKEALNEHPLTPLTLTKAIIVGYLGIFSIYWIFCFLRFFAQLKYTLEIRQFYYNTLHVTDNELQTMPWATILDKVILVQSTRPLCVVKDLSAHDIIMRLMRKENYLIGLLNKGVLAFPISPWVPGAGPRVKSSSNGTQYHLILTKTLEWTLNWCILQSMFDRNFHVRRDFVSNPKTLQKRLVVVGFVMLLLSPFLVIFMLVYLFLRHAEQFYNHPSTASSRRWSNLSRWIFREFNEVEHLFRHRINNSVLHASDYVKQFPSPIISIIAKFISFVSGGFAAILIIIAFLEESLLEGHIFGRNLFWYAAVFGTITAISRAAIANELLVLDPEGAISMVVQHTHYMPKRWRGKESTEKVRIEFETLFQYTGMMLLEEMASIFLTPYLLLFIVPKRVDDILQFIADFTVNVEGVGHVCSYSSFDFQEHGNSNYGSPYNAPRSRRSSQGKMEKSFLSFQSSYPSWEPNAQGKRFSLNLRTFREQKLRVHGNRHPASSPSRMFRDSPTPNMGSNGDRNRFISRESPYSTSVTDNHLSSLWLIETIQNNHPYLLDWYYTSQPHDTTLRDVVPSEPFGGIEHHSREHWMPNLTQNEPVYEENSHEYLEVRAVSQLGASTSAPIFRESLIQDLNHNELSPSARSPWWDRSGPQGGHAQTSFFEPPDFNQQAAFGYHDKYSDRGSEDQDHEQRFYWRDYNKLSRTACTDDDLEAGEFKLHFDDIYSRPPDTPTVNVQTFE; via the exons ATGTTTAGCAGACCAAGGGGTGTCAATGCTTTTAGTATATTCAAATGGAAAGAGCAAGGTGCATCATCACTGACAACAGATTTACTTAATGATATTCCACCAGAGATTGAGTTGTCTAATTATGGAAAGATCCCAAGTCCAGGAAGTGAGAGCCCTTCAGGGCTTCTTAATGGTGAAAGCCTAAATGTAGAACCGATTACCGATTTGGATCTCTTCTTTGAAAGACTTTATAGTTACTACTGCGAGAAAGGTCTATGGTGCATCCTTACAAAGTGGATTGTTGAACTTCTAAGTCTGGGCTTCACCATTTGTTTTTCAGGATTTTTTTTGCTGTATGTTGATTGGAATGGGCTCCGGAATGCAAAGTGTGGGATGGATGCAGTTGAGTCTGGAATTAAGCCTTGTGATCTTGCTAAAGAAGCTCTTAATGAACACCCTTTAACCCCACTAACACTTACGAAAGCTATTATTGTTGGATACTTGGGAATATTTTCTATCTATTGGATATTTTGCTTCTTGAGGTTCTTTGCACAGCTAAAGTATACTCTGGAGATTCGACAGTTTTACTACAACAC TCTTCATGTTACTGACAATGAACTTCAAACCATGCCCTGGGCTACAATTCTTGACAAAGTTATTCTGGTACAAAGTACTCGTCCACTATGTGTGGTAAAGGATCTTTCTGCCCACGACATCATCATGAGATTGATGCGGAAAGAGAACTACTTAATTGGATTGCTCAACAAGGGTGTGCTTGCTTTCCCAATTTCTCCTTGGGTCCCAGGTGCTGGTCCTCGAGTGAAATCTAGTTCAAATGGAACACAATACCATTTGATACTTACTAAGACCCTTGAATGGACTTTGAATTGGTGCATCCTGCAGAGCATGTTTGATCG AAACTTTCATGTCAGGAGAGATTTTGTGTCAAATCCAAAGACATTACAGAAAAGGCTTGTGGTAGTTGGGTTTGTAATGCTATTACTTTCTCCATTTCTTGTCATATTCATGCTGGTATATCTGTTTCTGAGGCATGCTGAGCAATTTTATAATCACCCAAGCACCGCATCATCTCGAAGATGGTCAAATTTGTCAAGGTGGATCTTTAGGGAATTCAACGAG GTGGAGCATCTCTTCAGGCATCGGATTAATAACAGTGTACTGCATGCTTCTGATTATGTCAAGCaatttccttctcctatcataTCTATCATTGCAAAATTCATCTCTTTTGTATCGGGTGGCTTTGCTGCAATTCTGATCATCATTGCTTTTCTTGAAGAGTCTCTGCTAGAGGGCCAT ATATTTGGTCGGAACTTGTTTTGGTATGCTGCTGTTTTTGGAACTATAACTGCCATTAGCCGGGCTGCAATTGCAAACGAGCTTCTAGTTTTGGACCCTGAGGGAGCAATATCTATGGTGGTTCAGCATACACATTATATGCCAAAGAGATGGCGTGGCAAAGAAAGTACTGAAAAAGTCCGTATCGAGTTTGAAACCTTATTCCAG TATACTGGAATGATGTTACTTGAGGAGATGGCCTCGATTTTCCTCACACCATATTTACTTCTGTTTATTGTCCCAAAG CGAGTTGATGATATCTTGCAGTTCATTGCTGATTTCACTGTAAATGTTGAAGGTGTTGGGCATGTTTGCAG TTATAGCTCCTTTGATTTTCAAGAGCATGGAAACAGTAATTATGGTTCCCCATACAATGCACCTCGTAGCAGGCGTAGTTCCCAGGGGAAGATGGAGAAATCATTCTTGAG CTTTCAGAGTAGTTACCCTTCATGGGAACCAAATGCTCAGGGGAAGCGGTTTTCGCTAAATCTCAGAACATTCAGGGAGCAAAAGTTACGTGTACATGGAAACAGACATCCTGCATCATCCCCTTCTAGAATGTTTAGGGATAGTCCTACTCCTAATATGGGAAGCAATGGTGACAGAAACAGGTTTATATCCCGGGAATCGCCATACAGTACTTCTGTAACTGACAATCATTTAAGTTCATTGTGGTTGATTGAAACCATCCAAAACAATCATCCCTATCTTCTTGATTGGTACTATACATCTCAACCTCATGACACAACCTTGAGAGATGTCGTCCCATCAGAACCGTTTGGAGGAATAGAGCATCATTCCAGAGAGCATTGGATGCCCAACTTGACACAGAATGAACCTGTGTATGAAGAAAACTCACATGAGTATCTCGAGGTTCGGGCTGTATCTCAACTTGGAGCTTCCACTTCAGCTCCCATCTTCAGGGAAAGCCTAATTCAGGATCTGAATCATAATGAACTGTCCCCTTCTGCCAGGAGTCCTTGGTGGGATAGAAGTGGCCCTCAGGGTGGACATGCTCAGACAAGCTTTTTTGAGCCTCCAGATTTCAATCAACAAGCTGCATTTGGTTATCATGATAAGTATTCTGATAGAGGTTCTGAGGATCAAGATCATGAACAGCGCTTTTACTGGAGAGATTATAACAAATTATCTAGAACAGCATGCACAGATGATGACTTAGAGGCAGGAGAATTTAAACTTCATTTTGATGATATTTATAGCAGACCTCCAGATACTCCCACTGTAAATGTTCAAACTTTTGAGTGA